A part of Capsicum annuum cultivar UCD-10X-F1 chromosome 6, UCD10Xv1.1, whole genome shotgun sequence genomic DNA contains:
- the LOC107875748 gene encoding probable E3 ubiquitin-protein ligase ARI7 — translation MDSEDDMHDANDMESVDEDFYSDGDGGYGGGGDGGDSDGDVADYDFMDNDTDDSDEQVVSRSQKNYTVLKEEDIRQRQEDDVTTISTLLSIPREAACILLRRYNWSVNKVHEEWFADEERVRKSAGLLEKPVVPLSRVKEVVCGICFDYYPPNDIMSVGCGHPFCTICWKAYIITSINDGPGCLMLRCPDPSCGASIGQDMIDTLTSGEDKDKYYRYLLRSYIEDNKKTKWCPAPGCDSAIEYDLGSGSYDVTCCCSFSFCWNCTEEAHRPVDCDTVSKWILKNSAESENMNWILANSKPCPKCKRPIEKNQGCMHMTCTPPCKFEFCWLCLGAWSDHGERTGGFYACNRYESAKQEGVYDEAERRREMAKNSLERYTHYYERWATNQSSRQKAMADLHQMQTVNLEKLSEVQCQPESQLKFIIDSWQQIVECRRVLKWTYAYGYYLPEHEHAKRQFFEYVQGEAEAGLERLHQCAEKELQTFLNGTGPSKDFNDFRTKLAGLTSVTRNYFENLVRALENGLADVDSQGACSKAPSSKNVTGSSKGKGGGRGKNTKS, via the exons ATGGATTCGGAAGATGATATGCACGATGCTAATGATATGGAGTCGGTGGATGAAGATTTCTACAGTGATGGTGATGGTGGGTATGGCGGCGGCGGCGATGGTGGTGATAGTGACGGTGATGTTGCTGATTACGATTTTATGGATAATGATACCGATGATTCCGATGAACAAGTTGTTAGTCGCTCACAG AAAAATTATACTGTCTTGAAGGAAGAAGATATACGTCAGCGACAGGAGGATGATGTGACGACAATTTCTACTCTTTTGTCCATACCAAGAGAAGCTGCCTGTATATTACTTCGACGTTACAACTG GAGTGTGAACAAGGTGCATGAGGAGTGGTTTGCTGATGAAGAAAGAGTGCGCAAGTCTGCCGGCTTGTTGGAGAAGCCTGTTGTCCCtctttcaagagttaaagaa GTGGTGTGTGGGATTTGCTTTGACTACTACCCGCCTAATGACATAATGTCTGTTGGTTGTGGTCATCCTTTTTGTACTATTTGCTGGAAAG CTTACATTATCACATCCATCAATGACGGCCCTGGATGCTTGATGCTGCGATGTCCCGACCCATCATGCGGTGCTTCCATTGGTCAAGATATGATTGATACCCTGACGTCTGGTGAAGACAAGGACAAGTACTATCGTTACCTTCTTAGATCCTATATTGAGGACAATAAAAAG ACAAAATGGTGTCCTGCCCCAGGTTGTGATTCTGCAATAGAATATGATCTTGGAAGTGGAAGCTATGATGTTACTTGCTGCTGTTCCTTTAGTTTTTGTTGGAAT TGTACAGAAGAGGCTCATCGGCCTGTGGATTGTGATACTGTGTCTAAGTGGATTTTGAAAAACAGTGCTGAGTCGGAAAACATGAATTG GATCTTGGCTAATTCCAAGCCCTGTCCAAAGTGCAAGCGACCAATTGAGAAGAACCAAGGGTGTATGCACATGACTTGTACACCTCCATGTAAATTTGAGTTTTGCTG GTTATGTCTTGGTGCATGGTCAGACCATGGTGAAAGGACCGGTGGATTTTATGCTTGTAATCGCTATGAATCTGCAAAGCAAGAGGGCGTG TATGATGAAGCTGAGAGGAGGAGGGAGATGGCCAAAAACTCTCTGGAGAGATACACACATTACTATGAGCGTTGGGCAACCAATCAATCG TCGAGGCAAAAAGCCATGGCAGATCTGCATCAAATGCAAACTGTTAAT CTTGAAAAGCTTAGTGAAGTACAGTGCCAGCCTGAGTCACAATTGAAGTTCATTATAGATTCCTGGCAACAG ATAGTTGAATGTAGGAGAGTGTTAAAATGGACCTATGCATACGGATACTACCTACCCGAACATGAGCATGCGAAAAGGCAGTTTTTTGAGTATGTACAAG GTGAGGCGGAGGCTGGTTTAGAGAGGCTTCATCAGTGTGCTGAAAAGGAACTCCAAACATTCCTTAATGGTACAGGACCATCCAAGGATTTCAATGATTTCCGTACGAAGCTTGCTGGTTTGACAAG TGTCACCCGAAACTACTTTGAGAATCTGGTTAGAGCACTGGAGAATGGTCTTGCTGATGTGGATTCCCAAGGTGCTTGTAGTAAGGCACCCAGCTCGAAGAACGTAACTGGTAGCAGCAAGGGCAAAGGAGGAGGCAGGGGCAAGAACACTAAATCATGA